One stretch of Bacteroidota bacterium DNA includes these proteins:
- a CDS encoding TonB-dependent receptor — protein MKKFLLSVLIFSIIPTLIFAASGKIRGQILDDKTKEALVGASVVIVGTNYGAVTDVDGNFIVLNVPPGTYALRASFIGYQNTTVNNIKVSEDLSTEINFRLISSEVQLSEVIIINDRPLVNKNATNAVRIGTQEDIQKLPIRGVQAAVALSPGVVQQNGNLYIRGGRSDEVGYYLEGANTRSIANGTNLTTVIPDALEEFQVQAGGYTAEYGGANSGIVRQSLKTGGQEYKISIQGETDNFTPQYKKALGTYSYGYSNYTMTIGGPIPGMKNVKFFVAGENQFQRDNQVLFWEGFTMKNLTDLSSATTPKFVKDELTIKPGNIPGLSNRYTTNGTLSFDLQPFLIRVGGSFSRQKTQNTADILTNLYATERLGITDVSNLLLNTKITHILNTTTSYDFNVSYMDNRTKTYDPDHGDNFFKYNDSLENAKYGYTFKNYNTGPTQYNFYNFGVNRFGTTQATFNKGKQTRYGASFDITSQVSSEHQLKVGASIEEYRVSNYTTASSALLGYYRNNPDDARTAGLKRDYAIAQNGAVNNYGYDWYGNELSDIDNIDGPKAPRYIGAYLQDKIEYSDLVVNAGVRLDYIDNDDIRFIDDPNTTNITEGPENPSVDNTIFTAYPVYKASGIAKSKAFVGVSPRLGFSFPVSDRTVFHLQYGKFIQSPQLNLIYRGRGNQATIFSGGNFIPNPVGFNIQPERTTTYEVGFTQQFTENAAFDITGFYKDINGQIQIQRITTAVGSPVAGYNTYANGDFVTTKGVEVSLRLRRINRLKAQFNYTYSDAQGTGSATNSAVSSVESGTLYPSVISPLDFNQTHKGSVNLDYSFDKGDGGPILEQVGTNILFTFNSGHPFTRSTGSIGQQGASTGALVESDARFSVPLEAINSSTTPWVFNFDARLYKGIEIGGINAEVYVYVQNLMNTKNVINVYRRSGNAYEDGFLSNPDLSASIVNQLGPGYVELYRNINLVNGRHYRTVTGNNLYGTPRQIRFGMRLEL, from the coding sequence ATGAAAAAGTTTTTATTGTCTGTACTGATCTTCTCAATTATCCCAACGCTGATCTTTGCCGCATCCGGTAAGATTCGCGGTCAGATACTTGATGACAAGACCAAAGAAGCGCTTGTTGGCGCTAGCGTGGTGATTGTTGGAACCAATTACGGTGCGGTTACCGATGTCGATGGTAACTTCATAGTTTTGAATGTCCCTCCCGGCACTTATGCTTTGCGGGCATCATTCATTGGATATCAAAACACCACAGTCAACAATATTAAAGTCAGCGAAGATTTATCAACGGAAATCAACTTCCGATTGATATCATCTGAAGTGCAATTGAGTGAAGTGATTATTATCAACGATCGACCGTTGGTGAATAAAAACGCAACGAACGCTGTTCGCATTGGTACCCAGGAAGATATTCAGAAACTTCCTATTCGCGGTGTTCAAGCTGCAGTCGCTCTTTCACCTGGAGTCGTCCAGCAAAATGGCAACCTCTATATAAGAGGCGGCCGTTCGGACGAAGTGGGATATTATCTTGAAGGTGCCAACACCAGAAGCATTGCAAATGGAACCAATTTAACAACTGTTATTCCGGATGCATTGGAAGAATTTCAAGTACAAGCTGGCGGATACACTGCTGAGTACGGTGGTGCAAACTCTGGTATTGTGCGTCAATCTCTGAAAACAGGCGGACAAGAATATAAGATTAGTATACAAGGAGAAACTGATAATTTCACCCCGCAATATAAAAAGGCACTCGGTACATACTCCTATGGATATAGCAACTATACAATGACCATCGGCGGCCCGATTCCTGGTATGAAAAATGTGAAATTCTTTGTTGCTGGCGAAAATCAATTCCAACGAGATAATCAGGTGCTCTTTTGGGAAGGATTTACGATGAAGAATCTTACAGACCTTAGTTCAGCGACAACCCCAAAGTTTGTGAAAGATGAGTTAACGATTAAACCAGGAAATATTCCTGGTCTATCAAATCGTTATACCACCAATGGTACTTTGTCGTTTGATCTTCAACCATTCTTAATTCGTGTTGGTGGTTCATTCAGTCGACAGAAAACACAAAACACAGCTGACATCTTGACGAATTTGTATGCAACAGAACGACTTGGAATTACTGATGTGAGCAATCTGCTGTTGAACACAAAAATCACACATATTCTGAACACAACTACATCGTACGATTTTAATGTCAGTTATATGGATAACCGGACAAAAACATACGATCCGGATCATGGTGATAATTTCTTCAAATATAACGATAGTCTGGAAAATGCGAAGTACGGATATACATTTAAGAATTACAATACCGGACCGACACAATATAATTTCTACAATTTCGGTGTAAATAGATTCGGTACGACGCAAGCAACGTTTAATAAAGGGAAACAAACTCGTTATGGTGCGTCATTTGATATTACAAGCCAGGTGAGCAGCGAGCATCAATTAAAAGTTGGTGCATCCATTGAAGAGTATCGCGTCAGCAACTATACAACAGCCTCCAGTGCGTTACTCGGTTATTATCGCAATAATCCTGATGATGCACGGACTGCCGGACTAAAGCGTGATTATGCTATTGCACAAAATGGTGCCGTAAATAATTACGGTTATGATTGGTATGGAAATGAATTGTCTGATATCGACAATATTGACGGCCCGAAAGCTCCGCGATATATCGGTGCATATTTACAAGATAAGATTGAATATTCTGATCTTGTTGTTAATGCTGGTGTTCGTCTTGATTATATCGACAATGATGATATCCGGTTCATCGATGATCCAAACACAACAAATATTACTGAAGGACCGGAAAATCCATCGGTTGATAATACCATCTTCACAGCATATCCTGTTTATAAGGCTTCGGGTATTGCAAAGTCCAAAGCGTTTGTCGGTGTTAGCCCTCGTTTAGGATTTTCATTCCCGGTTTCCGATAGAACTGTGTTCCATTTGCAATATGGCAAGTTCATTCAATCACCACAGTTAAATCTTATTTATCGCGGCCGTGGAAACCAAGCGACTATTTTTAGCGGTGGCAATTTCATACCAAATCCAGTTGGATTTAATATCCAACCGGAGCGCACGACAACGTATGAAGTTGGTTTCACGCAGCAATTTACTGAAAACGCTGCGTTTGATATCACTGGTTTTTATAAAGACATCAATGGTCAGATTCAAATACAGAGAATCACGACCGCCGTCGGATCTCCGGTTGCCGGGTATAACACTTATGCGAACGGTGATTTCGTGACGACAAAGGGTGTTGAAGTTAGTTTGCGTTTACGACGTATTAATCGGTTGAAAGCGCAATTCAATTATACATACTCCGATGCGCAAGGTACAGGTTCTGCAACAAACTCGGCTGTTTCATCAGTAGAATCTGGGACATTATATCCTTCAGTGATTTCACCCTTGGATTTCAATCAAACACATAAGGGTTCTGTCAATCTTGATTACTCATTTGACAAAGGTGATGGCGGACCAATTCTTGAACAAGTAGGGACGAACATCTTATTTACCTTCAATAGTGGACATCCGTTCACACGTTCTACCGGAAGTATCGGTCAGCAGGGAGCATCCACTGGTGCACTTGTTGAATCTGATGCTCGATTTAGCGTACCGCTCGAAGCAATCAATTCATCAACAACGCCTTGGGTGTTTAATTTTGATGCCAGACTATACAAAGGAATTGAAATTGGCGGAATCAACGCAGAAGTATACGTCTATGTTCAGAATTTAATGAATACGAAAAACGTCATTAACGTGTATCGTCGTTCCGGTAACGCATATGAAGACGGCTTCTTAAGTAATCCGGATCTTAGCGCAAGCATCGTAAATCAATTAGGCCCCGGTTATGTTGAGTTGTATCGAAATATTAACCTGGTGAATGGTCGACACTATCGCACAGTAACAGGGAACAACCTTTACGGAACACCGCGCCAAATTCGTTTTGGTATGCGCTTAGAATTATAA